GCAGCTTCTCTTTCGGGCTCTCGTCGCGCTGAAACCCCAACACCTGTTGCAGATGCTCGATCGCCGGCGCGAGCGCACTGTTCTGGTGATACGGCGAACAACGCAGCTCGAAACACCGTGCCCCCTCGTGCTCGACGGTTTCCTTGAGTGCCTCGACCAACCGCGATTTGCCGATGCCCGGCTCGCCACTGAGCACCACCACCTGGCCCGCAGCCTGTGTCGCGCGCTCCCAACACTCCCGCAACAATCCTAGCTCGTGCTCTCTGCCCACCAGCGGGGTCAGTCCTGTTCTCACTGCCGCTTGAAAGCGGCTCCGCGCGTCGCCCTCCTTCAGCACACGGTAGAGCGTGAGCGGGGGGGCAACGCCTTTGAGTGTCGACTGCCCCCGCTCTTCACACTCGAATAAGTCCTCGACTAGGCGAGAGGTGGCCGCGCTGATTAGCACTTCATCAGGGGCGGCTTGTCCTTGAATACGGGCGGCAATGTTGGGGGTTTCGCCCAGAGCTAAGTGCTCGCGCTTTGCTCCCCCACCCATCTCACCCATGACCACCGGGCCGGTGTGAATGCCGATGCGGACCCGTAGGGGCACGGCGTGCCGTGCCCCTACCGCCCCCTCACCCTGTCCCTCTCCCACGAGGGGAGAGGGGACCCGCTCTTGGAGGGCCGCGATAATGGCCAATCCTGCCCGCACCGCGCGTGCGGCGTCATCTTCATGCGCCACGGGATAGCCGAAGTACACGAGCAATCCGTCGCCGAGATATTGCGCAATGTGTCCCTCGTAGTGTTCAATCACTGCGGCGCAAGTCTGTTGGTAGCTCCAGACCACGTCCCGCAAGTCTTCCGGGTCGAGCTGGGCCGAGAGGGCCGTAGCACCGACAAGGTCGCAGAACATGACGGTCAGTTGGCGGCGCTCTCCCGATGGGTATTGGGGGGTAGGTGTTGGGGATTGGGGAGAACTTGGAACTCGGAACTTTTTGCGTCAATGAGTTCTGCCTTGAGATCTTCCACATCTTCGTCGTCCAGGTCGAACTCGCACTTGAGCGCGCGATAGGAGATCCGCTGCTGGCGCTGCAGCAACTCCGACACCTGTTCTACTAGGTCTGAGAATTTCATGCTGTCTTCTCCAGCACTCCGATGCTGCAACTTGGCAGCACGCAGCAATCCCGCCTTACGCCTGACACCTTACGCCTCACGGCACTTCCAGGCATCCAACAATCTGCTCCGCTACCTCAAGCGCTTGCAATCCATCCTGACCACTTACGACAGGCTGGCTGCGGTCTCGCACGGCGCGCAGAAACGCCCGAATCTCTTCTTCCAGGGCGTCTTCGCCACTGACTTCACGCTCTTCGTAGGTGATGTTGGGCAAGCCGCCTTCCTGCGGAGACGGGTCGCGCCGACAAATACGAATCCGATGCTCGCCGTAGTCAACGACGAGATACATGTCTGGCTGAAAGATCCGCATCTTGCGTTCGCGCTTCAAGGCCACGCGGCTGGCGGTGATGTTGGCGATGCAGCCTGAAGCGAAGCGCAGGCGAGCATTGGCGATATCTGGCTCCTTAGTCAACACTGGGACGCCGAACGCTTCCATCGATGTCACCGGAGAACGGACGAGGCTCAGAATCACGTCCAGGTCGTGGATCATCAGATCGCGGACCACATCGACGTCCGTGCCGCGTTCGACAAACGGAGCCACGCGCTGGCACTCGATGAACCGGGGAGCGGTCAGGATGCCGGTCAAGGAACGCAGGGCGGGATTAAACCGCTCCAGGTGGCCAACTTGGAGGATGCGGTTGCGCTGCGCGGCAAGCTCGACCAGCTCTCGTCCTTCGCCACCGGTCGCCGTCAACGGCTTTTCCACTAAGACATCGATGTCGTGGAGCAGAAAATCCCGCGCCACCGCGAAATGCAATTGGGTCGGCACAGCAATGCTAACGCAGTCCACCTGACCAAAAAGGTCCCGGTAGTCGGAAAACGCGCGGGTCTGACATTCCGCTGCGATAGAAGAGGCGCGTGCGCTATCCACATCGACCACGCCGACTAAGGTGGCGTGTGGAAGCGCCGCATATTTTTGTGCGTGGAAGCGGCCCAAGTAGCCGACGCCGACCACACCCGCACGCAGTGTGTGTGTAGCGTGATCGCTCATACCTTCGCGATCACCTCTTCGGCAAACTGTTCCATTTTTGGGTAGAGGTCGGTATCGTAACGAGCACGTGGCATGAACCCTGGCGCGAACGTCATCAACCGATGCACCCCAGCGTCGGCAAAACGCTTCGCCGTGTCGAGATTGAGCGGAGTCCCAGGCTCTACTCCCACAGAGATCTCCAGTTTACTAAAGTCGCGCCCGGCTTTTTCGCTGAGTTCCTGCAATTGTGCCAACACTGGTTTGACGCTGTCTGGCGTATAGCGAACCCCAAACCAGCCATCGCCTAACTCTGCCGTCCGTTTCAGCGCGGGGCGGCTATCTCCGCCGAAGATAATCGGTGGATGGGGTTTTTGCACCGGCTTGGGATTGAAGCCGAGCGGTTGAAAGCTATGAAATTTGCCGGAAAACTGTGGCGTTTCTTCCGTCCACAGCGCTTTCATCATGGCAATCCACTCGCGGGTGCGCGCGGCGCGGTCCTTGAACGGCATGCCGACGGCATTGAACTCATCCTCTAGCCAGCCAATGCCGATGCCAAACAGCAGTCGCCCGTTGGACAGAACATCGACGCTTGCCACCGCTTTGGCGACCACCAAGGGATTGCGGAGCGGCAGCACGAACACCCCGGTGCCGAGCTTGATAGTCTTCGTGCAAGCGGCAACAAAGCCGAGTGCGACGAATGGATCATGCAGCGCCGCGCCGGGGCCGCCGGGGAATTTTCCGTCGGCAGAGTAGGGATAGCGGCTGGTGATCTCGACCGGAACCGCTAAATGCTCGGGAATCCACACCGATTCGAACCCTAACGTTTCTGCTTTTTGTGCGACCTGGATGAGGACTTCGGGGCGTGCGGTTGAACCACTGCCCACACCGGTGAGTGCGAATTTCATAACGCCTCCTTCTTTTTGCTCGTTGGTCTTATTATCTTGCTCCCTTATGCGAAACCATTTATGTGTGCAACGGCCCAACGATTGCGCTGGCTAGTGAGAAAGGTGAGGGTGCGTGCGATGGACTATCCCCGACTTCGATATGTGCAGGCGTCTGCGGTGGACAGAGACGGCGGCTCTCGGGTGCTGCTCAGCGACCCGCTCCATCTCGCCAAGGGTCCGCTGATGATGCCGGCCGTGACCTACTTCATCATCAGCCACTTTGACGGGCAGCATTCCCTGGTAGACATCCAGGAAGCCTTTGCCCGGCAGTTCGGTCAGGTGCTTGAGCGCGACAAGATCGAAGACCTCATCGAACAACTCGACCAGCACCATTATCTTGATAGTGAGCGCTTTCGCTATGAAGTGCTCGAAGCTTTCTGGCAGGCTCCCGTGCGGGAAATGGCGCATGCCGACACCTGTTATTCGTCGGACCCAGAGGAATTCTCCCGGCAAACGCTGGCGCTCTTCGAGCAGCACGGTGGTCCGGGATTGACCGTTGCCGATTCGCCTCAGCCGTCTCGTGCGCCGATCCGTGGCATCATTGCGCCGCATATTGACCTGCGCTTTGGCGGCCCGTGCTATGCCTGGGCGTACAAAGAATTGGCCGAACGCTGCGAGGCCGATCTCTTTATCCTGCTTGGCACCTCGCACTACAGCATGAACCCGAATCATCTCTTTATCGGCACCGAGAAAAATTACAACACGCCGCTGGGGCTGGCGAAAACCGACGGCGAGTTCATGCGTGCTTTGCAGCGGAACTATGGTGGCGATCTCTTTGCCGAAGAGATTCTCCACAAGATGGAACATTCGCTGGAGTTCCAGGCGCTGTTTCTCCAATATGTGTTCGGTGGAAAGCGCG
Above is a window of Deltaproteobacteria bacterium DNA encoding:
- a CDS encoding Gfo/Idh/MocA family oxidoreductase, producing MSDHATHTLRAGVVGVGYLGRFHAQKYAALPHATLVGVVDVDSARASSIAAECQTRAFSDYRDLFGQVDCVSIAVPTQLHFAVARDFLLHDIDVLVEKPLTATGGEGRELVELAAQRNRILQVGHLERFNPALRSLTGILTAPRFIECQRVAPFVERGTDVDVVRDLMIHDLDVILSLVRSPVTSMEAFGVPVLTKEPDIANARLRFASGCIANITASRVALKRERKMRIFQPDMYLVVDYGEHRIRICRRDPSPQEGGLPNITYEEREVSGEDALEEEIRAFLRAVRDRSQPVVSGQDGLQALEVAEQIVGCLEVP
- a CDS encoding LLM class F420-dependent oxidoreductase, producing MKFALTGVGSGSTARPEVLIQVAQKAETLGFESVWIPEHLAVPVEITSRYPYSADGKFPGGPGAALHDPFVALGFVAACTKTIKLGTGVFVLPLRNPLVVAKAVASVDVLSNGRLLFGIGIGWLEDEFNAVGMPFKDRAARTREWIAMMKALWTEETPQFSGKFHSFQPLGFNPKPVQKPHPPIIFGGDSRPALKRTAELGDGWFGVRYTPDSVKPVLAQLQELSEKAGRDFSKLEISVGVEPGTPLNLDTAKRFADAGVHRLMTFAPGFMPRARYDTDLYPKMEQFAEEVIAKV
- the amrB gene encoding AmmeMemoRadiSam system protein B, with protein sequence MDYPRLRYVQASAVDRDGGSRVLLSDPLHLAKGPLMMPAVTYFIISHFDGQHSLVDIQEAFARQFGQVLERDKIEDLIEQLDQHHYLDSERFRYEVLEAFWQAPVREMAHADTCYSSDPEEFSRQTLALFEQHGGPGLTVADSPQPSRAPIRGIIAPHIDLRFGGPCYAWAYKELAERCEADLFILLGTSHYSMNPNHLFIGTEKNYNTPLGLAKTDGEFMRALQRNYGGDLFAEEILHKMEHSLEFQALFLQYVFGGKREFTIAPILVSSFHHAVLSQTPPLEDARIGDFVRALKATIAHSGRKVCFVAGVDFAHVGQQFGDTGALTRETIDWVAAEDRRLVQALEQVDANDFFGQIAKNGDKRRVCGFSSMYTFLNVVEATRGRLLRYGCATDMYPESLVSFASLVFE